The Acetomicrobium flavidum genome window below encodes:
- a CDS encoding ATP-grasp domain-containing protein, whose translation MNVLITSVSRKVSLVKAFSRALSEEGGGKVIAIDASPKSAALYFADKAYIVPAGLGENFRDIVQNICVKNEIKLLIPTRDEELPFFARERERLKDIGVCVMVSDPTVIKICQDKRRFIEFCLKHGFSVPKTYRETDIVFDFPLFVKDRFGKGSKSAFRVNSKPELDYFLNRLKDPIVQEYVEAPEYTVDLFADFAGNILSVVPRQRLSIFGGESFIGRTCKNWDIINESMRLAKALNLIGHNTIQCFLHNGQVKFIEVNPRYGGAANLGFAAGAFTPRMLVRLVLGREVKPCVGDFKDNLYMLRYTDDIFVDEDKMKQIAHFIE comes from the coding sequence ATGAACGTCCTAATCACCAGCGTCTCTCGTAAGGTATCGCTCGTAAAAGCCTTTAGCCGGGCTTTAAGCGAAGAAGGCGGAGGAAAGGTAATAGCAATTGACGCAAGCCCAAAGTCCGCAGCGCTTTATTTTGCGGATAAGGCATACATTGTCCCGGCAGGTTTGGGCGAAAATTTTCGTGATATAGTGCAGAATATTTGTGTTAAGAACGAGATAAAACTTCTCATACCTACGAGGGATGAAGAGCTGCCCTTTTTTGCCAGGGAGCGAGAAAGGCTGAAAGATATCGGTGTGTGTGTGATGGTTTCAGACCCAACTGTGATTAAAATATGCCAGGATAAACGTCGGTTTATTGAATTTTGCCTAAAACACGGCTTTTCAGTGCCTAAAACTTATAGAGAAACGGATATAGTTTTTGATTTTCCCCTTTTCGTCAAGGACAGGTTTGGCAAAGGAAGTAAGAGCGCGTTTCGCGTGAATTCAAAACCTGAACTGGATTACTTTTTAAACCGCCTAAAGGATCCAATCGTTCAGGAATATGTTGAGGCGCCGGAATATACTGTTGACCTGTTTGCGGATTTCGCGGGTAATATATTGAGCGTAGTTCCCCGTCAGCGACTGTCGATATTTGGCGGTGAGTCGTTCATAGGCAGAACGTGCAAAAATTGGGATATAATTAACGAATCGATGCGCTTAGCCAAAGCCTTAAATTTGATCGGCCATAACACTATTCAATGTTTCTTGCATAACGGACAGGTAAAGTTCATAGAAGTCAATCCCCGCTACGGAGGAGCGGCAAACCTTGGCTTCGCTGCCGGTGCGTTTACGCCTCGAATGCTTGTGCGCCTTGTTTTAGGCAGAGAAGTCAAACCTTGTGTCGGAGATTTTAAGGATAATCTGTATATGCTTCGCTACACTGATGATATCTTTGTTGATGAAGATAAAATGAAACAAATTGCGCATTTTATCGAATAG
- the pseG gene encoding UDP-2,4-diacetamido-2,4,6-trideoxy-beta-L-altropyranose hydrolase, which yields MSLDNGVLLVRVDSGINMGSGHVMRCLALAQAWQDDAGDVVFVLATKSPNAEARLTAEGFEVLHINTKPGSAEDARLTTKLAHKYGASWVVVDGYHFDGDYQKIIKEAGLNLLFIDDYGHTDYYPADIVLNQNIHADEDLYRNRASYTKLLLGTRYVLLRREFLRWQGYRREMPDIARKMLVTMGGSDPQNVTLKVLQALKNIDIDGFEAVCVVGGSNPHYGALKDFVETANLPVRIERDVKDMSQLMAWADVAITAGGTTCWELAFMGVPFVIVVLAENQRSAAEYLDNLGYAVNLGWYCDISLSGLSEVIMDLLLDKKRRIDMSWLGQVSIDGSGAKRIVNLLTKSMVNYEC from the coding sequence ATGAGTTTAGATAATGGTGTTTTGTTGGTACGCGTCGACTCCGGCATAAATATGGGCAGCGGCCATGTAATGCGCTGTCTTGCCCTGGCTCAGGCTTGGCAGGATGACGCTGGGGATGTGGTATTTGTCTTGGCAACGAAATCACCAAACGCAGAGGCAAGACTCACCGCCGAGGGGTTTGAGGTCCTTCATATAAACACGAAGCCCGGCAGTGCGGAGGATGCACGTTTGACGACGAAGCTGGCGCATAAATATGGGGCCTCATGGGTCGTTGTTGACGGATATCATTTTGACGGAGATTATCAAAAGATCATAAAAGAAGCAGGCTTAAATCTTTTGTTCATCGACGACTACGGACATACAGATTATTACCCGGCCGACATAGTTTTAAACCAAAACATACATGCCGACGAAGATCTTTACCGAAACAGGGCTTCCTATACAAAACTTCTGCTTGGAACCCGCTACGTGCTTTTAAGGCGTGAGTTTTTAAGGTGGCAAGGTTACAGGCGGGAAATGCCGGACATTGCCCGCAAGATGCTTGTCACGATGGGGGGAAGCGACCCGCAAAACGTCACGCTGAAGGTGCTTCAGGCGTTAAAGAATATCGACATAGACGGCTTTGAAGCCGTTTGCGTAGTCGGCGGCAGCAATCCTCATTATGGTGCCTTAAAAGATTTTGTCGAGACCGCAAATTTGCCTGTTCGCATCGAAAGAGACGTTAAAGATATGTCCCAACTGATGGCCTGGGCTGATGTGGCTATAACGGCAGGAGGCACAACCTGTTGGGAGCTGGCGTTTATGGGGGTACCGTTCGTTATTGTAGTTCTTGCAGAAAATCAACGATCGGCAGCTGAATATCTTGACAATCTCGGTTATGCCGTGAACTTGGGATGGTATTGTGACATATCGCTGTCAGGTTTAAGTGAAGTAATCATGGATTTATTACTAGATAAAAAACGTAGGATTGATATGTCTTGGCTTGGGCAGGTATCAATCGATGGTAGCGGTGCCAAAAGAATAGTAAATCTTTTAACCAAAAGTATGGTGAATTATGAATGTTAA
- a CDS encoding glycosyltransferase family protein, whose protein sequence is MTRIVAIIQAHMGSTRLPGKVLKDLAGKPMLVRVVNRVRRAKLLDEVVVATTTKPGDNVLVDLCKSEGWPWFRGSEEDVLDRYYRAAKQFSADVVVRITSDCPLIEPEVTDLVIKEFIETKPDYAHTRNYPRGLDTEVFSFDVLERIWHEDKNPAWREHVTPYIYRHPEKFSIKAVCNDEDLSFMRWTVDTQEDLEFVRRIYDHFGHDLFSWREVLDLLKEHPEWLEINKHIVQKTLP, encoded by the coding sequence ATGACTCGCATAGTAGCTATAATTCAAGCCCACATGGGAAGCACGCGCCTACCGGGCAAGGTGTTAAAGGATTTGGCAGGAAAACCCATGCTTGTCAGAGTTGTAAACCGCGTGCGAAGGGCTAAGTTGCTGGACGAGGTCGTCGTGGCAACCACGACAAAGCCCGGAGACAACGTCCTGGTAGATTTGTGCAAAAGCGAAGGCTGGCCCTGGTTTCGCGGAAGTGAAGAGGATGTGTTGGACCGCTATTACAGGGCGGCAAAACAGTTTTCTGCCGATGTGGTCGTTCGCATCACATCGGACTGTCCTTTGATAGAGCCTGAAGTTACTGATTTGGTGATTAAAGAATTCATCGAGACAAAACCGGATTATGCCCATACCCGTAATTATCCTCGCGGACTTGATACAGAGGTCTTTAGCTTTGACGTTTTAGAGCGAATATGGCATGAGGACAAAAATCCCGCCTGGCGCGAGCATGTTACGCCTTACATTTACCGCCATCCAGAAAAATTTAGCATAAAGGCCGTTTGCAACGACGAAGATCTGTCTTTCATGCGCTGGACGGTGGACACCCAGGAAGACCTGGAATTCGTCCGCCGCATTTACGACCACTTTGGGCACGATTTGTTCTCGTGGCGCGAGGTGCTGGATTTGCTGAAAGAACACCCCGAATGGCTTGAGATCAATAAACACATCGTACAAAAGACACTGCCATGA
- the pseC gene encoding UDP-4-amino-4,6-dideoxy-N-acetyl-beta-L-altrosamine transaminase, whose translation MDDKNTLAVEGGSPVRNTLLPYGHQCIDEDDIKAVVDVLRSDWLTTGPKVVEFEKRFAEMVGAKYAVAVNSGTAALHAAAFAAGIGPGDEVITTPMTFAASANCVLYCGGRPVFADVEADTLLLDPSSVESKVSPKTKAIIAVDYAGQPCDYDALKKLSDEHGLILIADACHALGATYKNRKVGTLADMTVFSFHPVKHITTGEGGMVVTDNPDFAVKLRAFRNHGITADHRQREADGSWFYEMAELGYNYRLPDINCALGLSQLKKLDKFVARRRQIAALYDSAFADMPALFPLAQRDDRKSSYHLYVVRFNLSKLNASRLQVFVALRAENVGVNVHYIPVYWHPYYNKLGYGKGLCPVAEKAYEEIVTLPLFPAMSDRDAEDVIRAVKKVLSAYAE comes from the coding sequence TTGGACGATAAAAATACTTTAGCTGTAGAGGGAGGTAGTCCCGTAAGAAATACTCTCCTGCCTTACGGCCATCAGTGCATAGACGAGGACGATATAAAAGCGGTCGTCGACGTGCTGCGCTCGGATTGGCTGACCACAGGGCCCAAAGTGGTGGAGTTTGAAAAGCGCTTTGCCGAAATGGTCGGGGCTAAATATGCCGTCGCCGTAAACAGCGGCACGGCAGCGCTTCATGCTGCAGCCTTTGCAGCAGGCATAGGTCCGGGAGACGAGGTCATAACGACGCCTATGACATTTGCTGCAAGCGCAAACTGCGTGCTTTACTGTGGGGGACGTCCCGTCTTTGCCGATGTTGAGGCCGACACGCTGCTTTTGGATCCTTCCTCGGTGGAGTCGAAGGTCTCGCCCAAGACGAAGGCCATAATAGCAGTAGATTACGCGGGTCAACCCTGCGATTACGACGCCTTAAAAAAACTTTCCGATGAACACGGTCTTATCCTTATAGCCGATGCCTGCCATGCGCTGGGTGCTACATACAAAAACCGTAAGGTTGGAACGCTTGCCGATATGACCGTCTTTAGCTTTCATCCCGTAAAGCACATAACTACAGGCGAAGGCGGGATGGTTGTAACAGATAATCCTGATTTTGCCGTAAAATTGCGCGCCTTTAGAAACCACGGCATAACTGCGGACCACAGGCAGCGCGAGGCCGACGGCTCATGGTTTTACGAGATGGCCGAACTGGGCTACAACTACAGGTTGCCCGACATAAACTGCGCCTTGGGATTAAGCCAATTAAAGAAACTCGATAAATTCGTGGCAAGAAGAAGGCAGATAGCTGCCCTTTACGACTCGGCCTTTGCCGATATGCCTGCACTTTTTCCATTAGCCCAGCGGGACGACAGAAAGTCTTCGTATCATCTTTACGTAGTTAGGTTTAATTTAAGCAAGCTTAACGCGAGTCGCCTGCAGGTCTTTGTCGCCCTGCGAGCCGAAAACGTCGGCGTTAACGTGCACTATATTCCCGTTTATTGGCATCCTTATTACAATAAGTTAGGTTACGGAAAAGGTTTGTGCCCTGTGGCGGAGAAAGCTTACGAAGAAATCGTTACGCTTCCCTTGTTTCCTGCGATGAGTGACAGGGACGCCGAGGATGTCATTAGGGCAGTTAAAAAAGTGCTTAGCGCGTACGCTGAATAA
- the pseB gene encoding UDP-N-acetylglucosamine 4,6-dehydratase (inverting): MYIDGKVILLTGGTGSFGKKFTRTLLETHNPKAVRIFSRGEYLQYQMRQEFDDDLRLRFFIGDVRDRERVYRAMNGVDIVVHAAALKQVPTCEYNPIEAVRTNIDGSANVIDAAIDNGVERVMAISTDKAVQPVNLYGATKLVAEKLFVQANAYTGSRRTKFSVVRYGNVVGSRGSVVPLFLTQREKGRITLTDERMTRFWITLEQGVRFVIDCIGRMQGGEIFVPKIPSMRLVDLADVLAPGICKETIGIRPGEKLHECLITAEEARHAREYDGFYVIEPEHSFWKKDDCDGGKPLPDGFCYTSDSNGWWLTGEELKNMVESLDDYAKQGKVN, encoded by the coding sequence ATGTACATAGATGGCAAAGTTATTTTACTTACCGGCGGGACGGGATCGTTTGGAAAAAAATTTACCCGCACGCTCCTTGAAACCCACAACCCCAAGGCTGTAAGGATCTTTTCTAGAGGAGAATATTTGCAGTACCAGATGCGCCAGGAGTTCGACGATGACCTTAGGCTAAGGTTTTTCATAGGAGACGTCAGAGACAGGGAGCGCGTATACCGTGCAATGAACGGCGTAGATATAGTCGTCCACGCCGCCGCCTTAAAGCAGGTTCCGACCTGCGAGTATAACCCCATCGAAGCCGTAAGGACCAATATCGACGGGTCGGCAAACGTCATAGATGCCGCAATAGATAACGGCGTTGAAAGGGTCATGGCCATAAGTACGGACAAGGCCGTGCAGCCCGTCAATCTCTACGGAGCCACTAAGCTTGTCGCGGAAAAGCTGTTCGTTCAGGCCAATGCCTACACGGGGAGCAGAAGGACTAAATTCAGCGTCGTTCGCTACGGGAACGTCGTGGGAAGCAGGGGCAGTGTGGTGCCTTTGTTTTTAACCCAGCGGGAAAAGGGCAGGATAACGCTTACCGACGAACGGATGACCAGGTTTTGGATCACCCTGGAGCAGGGGGTGCGTTTCGTCATCGACTGCATCGGCAGGATGCAGGGCGGCGAGATTTTTGTGCCCAAAATTCCAAGCATGCGCCTTGTTGACCTTGCTGACGTCTTGGCTCCGGGGATATGCAAGGAGACCATAGGCATACGTCCAGGCGAAAAACTTCATGAATGCCTGATTACGGCAGAAGAGGCAAGACACGCCAGGGAATATGACGGCTTTTACGTCATCGAACCGGAGCATTCCTTTTGGAAGAAAGATGACTGCGACGGCGGTAAACCTTTGCCGGACGGTTTTTGCTATACCAGCGACAGCAACGGTTGGTGGCTTACGGGAGAAGAACTTAAAAACATGGTCGAAAGCCTAGACGATTACGCAAAGCAAGGAAAGGTGAATTGA
- a CDS encoding flagellar protein FlaG yields MSVDGIGRSGFLSQGNSMPKAADTDLGSIVYKEGINSEKLQVKANNVTNLREYSKEDIKSAIRKAEQMAMIFDRSLKFKYVEEANIYQVHVIDHANNDKVIRKIPPDELVHFIAAVNEMLGALFDTEV; encoded by the coding sequence ATGAGCGTCGACGGCATCGGCAGGTCAGGTTTCTTATCTCAGGGAAACAGCATGCCAAAGGCAGCTGATACTGACCTTGGGAGCATTGTTTACAAAGAAGGCATCAATTCGGAAAAGTTGCAAGTGAAAGCAAATAATGTGACAAATTTGCGGGAATACTCCAAAGAGGACATCAAATCCGCCATCCGCAAGGCCGAGCAAATGGCGATGATCTTTGACCGAAGCCTTAAATTCAAGTACGTAGAAGAAGCCAACATCTACCAGGTCCACGTCATCGACCACGCCAACAACGACAAGGTCATTCGAAAAATCCCCCCCGACGAACTGGTACATTTCATCGCTGCCGTCAACGAAATGCTCGGCGCTCTGTTCGACACCGAAGTCTAA
- a CDS encoding flagellin N-terminal helical domain-containing protein has product MRVYHNIPALFTYNALNSTNESLQKSINKLSTGLRINTAADDAAGLAISEKMRAQVRGLDMAVRNAQDGISMIQTAEGALNETHSILQRMRELAVQAANDTLTANDRQVIQSEIDQLKEEVDRIASTTQFNKKKLLDGSASVLWSSDKLETKAFVRGSLRQIDQFGQKAAAEGNFKITIEATPGQGQIQKSDIFKVKHDISTTMITDVDVNVGASGSLKAGEYTVTLTTSNGNIVAKLNWGTNSSTNGTIDLVNNTATFEIETSNSITVNLDPDVLASISEGDEATQTFTYTPSLVVGIGGSASILATNNPITITGVVPEGEYTLTFKASTAGSTNVSSAVLKWNGISVTVPVTNGSTSAEFNIDTAGKIKVQFKTGVNLDPTNSITFNVTAPNITISSEPAVTAGIGDVAPQWASLHDIDRFWDANGKFLLEDPQTITMIQGDGNKATVTLYATDTIGDVVEKLNAAIRDQLGQGQYVSGEGANNFVTYVNEENDLPEGFDPETVTGTIVIRSVVAGKNGEISFTGDEDVLKALSLSQIQASKENVFTVNVEDAHNGETIAQNVNVTGNILIGIVHPNVDVEFDTMADVAVAWDSSAKLFKLSNNTESTYQTYLHLADNSTVFQIGANQGEDMGIDIGNMSVRSLGINKVLVTDRDSAARSITIIDGAIDKVSNQRAKLGAYQNRLEHTINNLTTASQNLTAAESRIRDLDMAQEMMNFTKLQILMQAGNAMLAQANTLPQAVLQLLR; this is encoded by the coding sequence ATGAGAGTGTATCACAATATTCCCGCGTTATTTACCTATAATGCATTGAACAGCACCAACGAATCTCTGCAGAAGTCCATCAACAAGCTGTCGACGGGGCTTAGGATCAACACGGCCGCCGACGACGCGGCAGGCCTCGCCATAAGCGAGAAGATGAGGGCCCAGGTGAGAGGCCTGGACATGGCCGTAAGAAACGCCCAGGACGGCATATCCATGATCCAGACCGCAGAGGGTGCCCTAAACGAGACCCATTCCATATTGCAGAGGATGCGGGAGCTTGCCGTGCAGGCAGCGAACGATACCCTGACGGCAAACGACCGCCAGGTCATCCAGTCGGAAATCGACCAGCTAAAGGAAGAAGTGGACCGCATAGCCTCCACTACGCAGTTCAACAAGAAAAAACTGCTCGATGGTTCCGCTTCGGTGCTCTGGTCCTCGGACAAGTTAGAGACCAAGGCCTTCGTGCGCGGCAGCCTGCGGCAGATCGACCAGTTCGGCCAGAAGGCCGCCGCAGAGGGCAACTTCAAGATCACCATCGAGGCCACCCCCGGCCAGGGCCAGATCCAGAAAAGCGACATATTCAAGGTGAAACACGATATTTCCACGACCATGATAACCGACGTAGATGTTAATGTAGGCGCGAGTGGCTCTTTAAAGGCAGGGGAATACACGGTCACGTTAACCACTAGTAATGGCAATATCGTTGCTAAGCTTAATTGGGGTACGAATAGCTCCACAAACGGAACAATAGATCTAGTCAATAACACCGCTACGTTCGAAATTGAGACCAGCAATTCCATCACGGTCAACCTCGACCCCGACGTGCTGGCGAGCATCAGCGAAGGGGACGAAGCGACTCAGACGTTCACTTACACTCCTAGCCTTGTTGTAGGTATTGGTGGTTCTGCCAGTATTTTGGCTACAAATAACCCAATCACCATCACCGGCGTCGTACCGGAAGGGGAGTATACGCTGACGTTTAAGGCCAGCACTGCTGGTTCTACTAATGTGTCTTCTGCTGTTCTTAAGTGGAACGGAATATCAGTGACAGTACCAGTAACCAATGGGAGTACCAGCGCTGAATTTAACATTGATACTGCCGGAAAGATTAAGGTCCAATTTAAAACGGGTGTTAACTTAGATCCGACTAATAGTATAACCTTCAACGTCACGGCTCCAAACATAACTATCAGCTCCGAGCCGGCGGTTACGGCCGGCATTGGAGACGTGGCTCCCCAGTGGGCCAGTTTGCACGACATAGACCGCTTCTGGGACGCCAACGGCAAGTTCCTGCTCGAAGATCCCCAGACCATCACCATGATCCAGGGAGACGGCAATAAGGCCACGGTGACGCTTTATGCCACCGACACCATTGGCGATGTCGTCGAGAAGCTCAATGCCGCCATCAGAGACCAATTGGGCCAGGGACAGTACGTCTCGGGCGAAGGCGCCAATAACTTTGTTACTTACGTGAACGAAGAAAACGACCTTCCCGAAGGATTTGACCCGGAGACGGTCACGGGAACAATAGTCATAAGGAGCGTCGTGGCGGGCAAAAACGGCGAGATCTCCTTCACCGGCGACGAAGACGTCCTCAAGGCCTTGAGCTTGAGTCAAATCCAGGCCTCGAAGGAAAACGTCTTTACCGTGAACGTGGAGGATGCTCACAACGGAGAAACCATAGCACAAAACGTAAACGTGACCGGCAACATATTGATCGGCATAGTGCATCCCAACGTTGATGTTGAGTTTGATACCATGGCAGATGTGGCTGTTGCTTGGGACAGCAGCGCTAAACTGTTTAAACTTTCTAACAATACTGAATCAACCTATCAGACTTATCTGCACCTGGCAGATAACTCCACGGTCTTCCAGATCGGCGCTAACCAAGGCGAAGATATGGGTATCGACATTGGCAACATGTCGGTGCGTTCGCTTGGCATTAATAAAGTGTTGGTCACCGACCGCGACTCTGCGGCCCGCTCCATAACGATCATCGACGGAGCCATCGACAAGGTCTCCAACCAACGGGCAAAGCTCGGTGCTTACCAGAACAGGTTGGAGCACACCATAAACAACCTGACCACTGCGTCCCAGAACCTGACCGCTGCCGAAAGCCGCATCCGCGACCTCGACATGGCTCAGGAGATGATGAACTTCACAAAACTGCAGATCTTGATGCAGGCCGGCAACGCGATGCTTGCCCAGGCAAACACCCTGCCTCAGGCCGTGTTGCAGTTGCTGCGGTAG